In one Methylobacterium sp. SyP6R genomic region, the following are encoded:
- a CDS encoding 2-isopropylmalate synthase encodes MTDQTARTATSAERVLIFDTTLRDGEQCPGATMTLEEKLAVAEMLDTMGVDIIEAGFPIASNGDFEAVAEIARRAKSAVIAGLARAIPADIARAGEAVRFAKRGRIHTFVSTSPIHLAHQMRKTEDEVLEIILKTVAQARDLVEDVEWSAMDATRTPIDYLCRCVEAAIRVGATTINLPDTVGYATPEEYRAMFRSVRERVPNADKAVFSVHCHNDLGLAVANSLAGIEGGARQIECTINGIGERAGNAALEEIVMAIKTRADVLPYATGIDTTQLVRASKLVAGATHFPVQYNKAIVGRNAFAHESGIHQDGMLKNQTTYEIMTPESVGVHKTSLVMGKHSGRAAFRSKLDDMGYRLSDNQFQDAFERFKALADRKKHVYDEDIEALVDENLATAHDRIKLVSLTVMAGTRGPQRATMKLDIEGRIVTEETDGNGPVDAVFKAIHALVPHEAALELYDVHAVTEGTDAQAEVSVRLRQDDRIVTARGADPDTLVASAKAYLAALNKLMAGASRLHAQHAAAE; translated from the coding sequence ATGACCGACCAGACCGCCCGTACCGCGACTTCGGCCGAACGCGTGCTGATCTTCGACACCACCCTGCGCGACGGCGAGCAATGCCCCGGCGCCACCATGACGCTGGAGGAGAAGCTGGCGGTGGCCGAGATGCTTGACACGATGGGTGTCGACATCATCGAGGCCGGCTTCCCGATCGCCTCCAACGGCGATTTCGAGGCGGTCGCGGAGATCGCCCGCCGCGCGAAATCCGCGGTGATCGCCGGCCTGGCGCGTGCGATCCCCGCCGACATCGCCCGGGCCGGCGAGGCGGTGCGCTTCGCCAAGCGCGGGCGCATCCACACCTTCGTGTCGACCTCGCCGATCCATCTGGCCCACCAGATGCGCAAGACCGAGGACGAGGTCCTGGAGATCATCCTGAAGACCGTGGCCCAGGCCCGCGACCTCGTCGAGGACGTCGAGTGGTCGGCCATGGACGCGACCCGCACGCCGATCGACTACCTGTGCCGCTGCGTCGAGGCGGCGATCCGGGTCGGTGCCACCACCATCAACCTGCCCGACACGGTCGGCTACGCCACGCCCGAGGAGTACCGGGCGATGTTCCGCTCCGTCCGCGAGCGGGTGCCGAATGCCGACAAGGCGGTCTTTTCCGTCCATTGCCACAACGACCTCGGCCTGGCGGTGGCGAACTCGCTGGCCGGCATCGAGGGCGGCGCGCGCCAGATCGAGTGCACCATCAACGGCATCGGCGAGCGGGCCGGCAACGCCGCGCTGGAGGAGATCGTGATGGCGATCAAGACCCGCGCCGACGTGCTGCCCTACGCCACCGGCATCGACACCACCCAACTCGTGCGCGCCTCGAAGCTGGTGGCCGGCGCCACCCACTTCCCGGTGCAATACAACAAGGCGATCGTCGGCCGGAACGCGTTCGCCCACGAGAGCGGCATCCACCAGGACGGGATGCTGAAGAACCAGACCACCTACGAGATCATGACGCCGGAATCGGTCGGCGTGCACAAGACCTCGCTGGTGATGGGCAAGCATTCCGGCCGGGCCGCCTTCCGCTCGAAGCTCGACGACATGGGCTACCGGCTGTCGGACAACCAGTTCCAGGACGCGTTCGAGCGGTTCAAGGCGCTGGCCGACCGCAAGAAGCACGTCTACGACGAGGACATCGAGGCCCTGGTCGACGAGAACCTGGCCACCGCGCACGACCGCATCAAGCTCGTCTCCCTGACGGTGATGGCCGGCACCCGCGGCCCGCAGCGGGCGACGATGAAGCTCGACATCGAGGGCCGCATCGTCACCGAGGAGACCGACGGCAACGGGCCCGTCGATGCGGTCTTCAAGGCGATCCACGCCCTGGTGCCGCACGAGGCCGCGCTCGAGCTCTACGACGTCCACGCGGTCACCGAGGGCACCGATGCCCAGGCCGAGGTCTCGGTGCGCCTGCGCCAGGACGATCGCATCGTCACCGCCCGCGGCGCCGACCCGGACACCCTGGTCGCCTCGGCCAAGGCCTATCTCGCCGCGCTGAACAAGCTGATGGCCGGCGCCAGCCGCCTCCACGCCCAGCACGCCGCCGCGGAGTGA
- a CDS encoding alpha/beta fold hydrolase codes for MTVVLLHGLGRTKASMARLAARLIAAGYHVENLGYPSRRLGIAACAEHLRSVVSGIRQRADGPIVLVGHSMGGLVARSLAAAEPELAAGLVMLGTPNRGSEAADCVAAFRLGRALFGPALRDLRTDASGAIPIPACPMAVVAGTRALIPFFRARIPTPHDGLVSVERARLGVGERWCAVPAHHTWLMNHPATVAAVLDALSAWLPSADRAG; via the coding sequence ATGACCGTGGTGCTGCTGCACGGCCTGGGGCGCACGAAGGCCAGCATGGCGCGACTCGCCGCGCGTCTCATCGCGGCCGGCTACCACGTCGAAAATCTCGGTTACCCGTCCCGCCGCCTCGGCATCGCGGCCTGCGCGGAGCACCTGCGTTCCGTCGTCTCGGGGATCCGGCAGCGGGCCGACGGCCCGATCGTCCTCGTCGGGCATTCCATGGGCGGCCTCGTCGCCCGCTCCCTCGCCGCGGCGGAGCCCGAGCTCGCGGCGGGCCTCGTGATGCTGGGTACCCCGAACCGCGGCAGCGAGGCGGCCGACTGCGTCGCGGCCTTCCGGCTCGGGCGGGCTTTGTTCGGTCCGGCACTCCGCGACCTGCGCACCGACGCGTCCGGGGCGATTCCGATCCCGGCCTGCCCGATGGCGGTGGTGGCGGGCACGCGGGCGCTCATCCCGTTCTTCCGCGCCCGAATCCCGACGCCGCATGACGGCCTCGTCAGCGTGGAGCGCGCCCGCCTCGGCGTCGGCGAGCGATGGTGCGCGGTGCCGGCCCACCATACCTGGCTGATGAACCATCCGGCGACGGTCGCGGCCGTGCTGGACGCCCTGTCGGCCTGGCTGCCATCCGCCGACCGGGCGGGATGA
- a CDS encoding omptin family outer membrane protease, giving the protein MRVLLTLIPLAGFAADALAADLPLRAAPPVAALPVFTWTGLYSGLFAGYGHLDNRTSPACIGADGRANGLRCPVRPALSPKADDVVAGSEIGYTYQLAPGPGLVVGAAADYQFTPIRSYGLTTGAFAQAGQPGAVYPGGVYHAGQRLDWLATARGKVGYAFDRVFVYGTGGVAFGGVRIDTTTTADAGFFGERVNRPDFDGRKGALRTGWVAGGGVEVAISPHLSVKGEALYYDLGARTVLAGDATGFRPNVSAGTRVETSGILGRIGLNYRFDDGLPVIGPVVDVAKALIDPVPYVPPVAQEWGFEIGTRYVYSSGNFRKSLYRPANETMISRLTYRDFDAHSGETFARLDHNPTGLFAKGFLGSGFVTSGGRLNDEDFPPGIRGNVYSNTLSKIRDGDVALSAIDAGYDVLRSDSYRLGAFLGYQSTIERANAGGIVQLAANPVIGARGVPAGVAVLTQDNHWNAMRVGLAGEARYDRFTLSLEGAYLPVVGLDAYDRHWLRPDINAQRERGTGSGYFLQGLIAYDLTPRISIGIGARTWRMEVGRQDGTARFPTLAEPAKFASERYGAFAQISYRFTDPGLDLGGPASK; this is encoded by the coding sequence ATGCGCGTCCTGCTCACTCTGATCCCCCTGGCCGGCTTCGCGGCCGACGCGCTCGCGGCGGATCTGCCCCTTCGTGCGGCCCCACCCGTCGCAGCCCTGCCCGTCTTCACTTGGACCGGCCTCTATAGCGGCCTGTTCGCCGGCTACGGTCATCTCGACAACCGGACGAGCCCGGCCTGCATCGGCGCCGACGGCCGGGCGAACGGCCTGCGTTGCCCGGTGCGGCCTGCGCTCTCGCCGAAGGCCGACGACGTCGTCGCCGGGAGTGAGATCGGCTACACCTACCAGCTCGCGCCGGGGCCGGGCCTCGTCGTCGGCGCGGCGGCCGATTACCAGTTCACGCCGATCCGCTCCTACGGCCTCACGACCGGCGCCTTCGCGCAGGCGGGCCAGCCCGGCGCCGTCTATCCGGGCGGCGTCTACCATGCCGGGCAGCGCCTCGACTGGCTCGCCACGGCCCGGGGCAAGGTCGGCTACGCGTTCGACCGGGTCTTCGTCTACGGCACCGGCGGCGTCGCCTTCGGCGGCGTGCGGATCGACACCACCACCACGGCGGATGCCGGATTCTTCGGCGAGCGCGTCAACCGGCCCGATTTCGACGGGCGGAAGGGCGCGTTGCGCACCGGCTGGGTCGCCGGCGGCGGCGTCGAGGTCGCGATCAGCCCGCATCTCTCGGTCAAGGGCGAAGCGCTGTACTACGATCTCGGCGCCCGCACCGTACTCGCCGGCGATGCGACCGGGTTCCGGCCCAACGTCTCCGCCGGCACCCGCGTCGAGACGAGCGGCATCCTCGGCCGGATCGGCCTGAATTACCGCTTCGACGACGGCCTGCCGGTCATCGGTCCGGTCGTCGACGTCGCGAAGGCACTGATCGACCCGGTGCCCTACGTCCCGCCCGTCGCGCAGGAATGGGGCTTCGAGATCGGCACCCGCTACGTCTACAGCTCCGGCAATTTCCGCAAGTCGCTCTACCGGCCGGCCAACGAGACGATGATCTCGCGCCTGACCTATCGCGACTTCGACGCCCATTCCGGCGAGACCTTCGCCCGCCTCGACCACAACCCGACCGGCCTGTTCGCCAAGGGCTTCCTCGGCTCGGGCTTCGTCACCTCCGGCGGGCGGCTCAACGACGAGGATTTTCCGCCGGGCATCCGCGGCAACGTCTACTCGAACACCCTGTCCAAGATCCGCGACGGCGACGTCGCGCTCTCGGCGATCGATGCCGGGTACGATGTCCTGCGCTCCGACAGCTACCGGCTCGGCGCCTTCCTCGGCTACCAATCCACGATCGAGCGCGCCAATGCCGGCGGCATCGTCCAGCTCGCCGCGAATCCGGTGATCGGCGCCCGCGGGGTGCCGGCCGGCGTCGCGGTGCTGACCCAGGACAATCACTGGAACGCGATGCGCGTCGGCCTCGCCGGCGAGGCCCGCTACGACCGGTTCACGCTGTCTCTCGAGGGTGCCTATCTCCCGGTGGTCGGCCTCGACGCCTACGACCGGCACTGGCTGCGCCCCGACATCAACGCGCAGCGCGAGCGCGGCACCGGCAGCGGCTATTTCCTGCAGGGCCTGATCGCCTACGATCTGACCCCGCGGATCAGCATCGGCATCGGTGCCCGCACCTGGCGCATGGAGGTCGGCCGGCAGGACGGCACGGCCCGCTTCCCCACCCTGGCCGAGCCGGCGAAGTTCGCCAGCGAGCGCTACGGCGCCTTCGCGCAGATCTCGTACCGGTTCACCGATCCGGGCCTCGACCTGGGCGGGCCGGCGTCGAAATAG
- the argC gene encoding N-acetyl-gamma-glutamyl-phosphate reductase has product MSIRVGIVGISGFGGGEALRLIAGHPSFELVYAAGEGSAGSRLKDRFPGVPARLADLVIEKWDPASLPPLDVLLASLPTGTSAAALARVPASVKIVDIGGDHRYVEGWTYGLADIWPDRIVGMSRIANPGCFPAATLTALAPLLAEGLIEPGSIVIDAKTGISGAGRGGGDSRFGYAESNENLVPYGLLKHTHMPEMEATIERLSGGSAAGLVFTPHLVPMTRGILATIYARGRASTAQCLDAARRFYAGRAFVRVTDAPPQTKWATGSNLAFVSYAADPERNLVMALGVVDNLGKGAAGQAVQNANLICGLPETAGLEGAPVWP; this is encoded by the coding sequence ATGAGCATTCGCGTCGGCATCGTCGGAATCAGCGGCTTCGGCGGCGGCGAGGCGTTGCGCCTGATCGCCGGCCACCCGTCCTTCGAACTCGTCTACGCCGCGGGCGAGGGCAGCGCCGGCAGCCGCCTCAAGGACCGCTTCCCCGGCGTGCCGGCGCGACTCGCCGACCTCGTGATCGAGAAATGGGATCCTGCCTCCCTGCCGCCGCTCGACGTGCTGCTCGCCTCGCTGCCCACCGGCACCTCGGCGGCGGCGCTGGCGCGCGTGCCTGCGAGCGTGAAGATCGTCGATATCGGCGGCGACCACCGCTACGTCGAGGGCTGGACCTACGGTCTCGCCGATATCTGGCCGGACCGGATCGTGGGCATGAGCCGGATCGCCAATCCCGGCTGCTTCCCGGCGGCGACGCTGACCGCCCTGGCGCCGCTTCTCGCCGAAGGCCTGATCGAGCCGGGCTCGATCGTGATCGACGCCAAGACCGGCATTTCCGGCGCCGGCCGGGGCGGCGGCGACAGCCGGTTCGGCTATGCCGAGAGCAACGAGAACCTGGTGCCCTACGGCCTGCTCAAGCATACCCACATGCCCGAGATGGAAGCGACGATCGAGCGGCTGAGCGGCGGTAGCGCCGCCGGCCTCGTCTTCACGCCCCACCTGGTGCCGATGACCCGCGGCATCCTCGCCACCATCTATGCCCGCGGCCGCGCCAGCACGGCCCAGTGCCTGGATGCCGCCCGGCGCTTCTATGCGGGCCGGGCCTTCGTCCGCGTGACCGACGCGCCGCCGCAGACCAAATGGGCGACCGGCTCGAACCTCGCCTTCGTCAGCTACGCGGCCGATCCGGAGCGCAACCTGGTGATGGCGTTGGGCGTGGTCGACAATCTCGGCAAGGGCGCGGCGGGCCAGGCGGTGCAGAACGCGAACCTGATCTGCGGGTTGCCGGAAACGGCGGGGCTGGAGGGCGCGCCTGTCTGGCCGTGA